GGTATGGTCGGCACGGTCGTGCGCCTGCGCCTGGTCGGCCTGCTGATGTTACTGATGATTCCTCTGGCGCCAACCTTCTGGCTGGCGATGCTCGCGTACATCCTCCGCTCGGCAATGAATCAGGGCAGTATCGGTTCCCGGCAGGCCCTGTTTCTTGGCATTGTCGACCAGCGACACCGAGGTCTCGCGGCCACCATCAACAGTCTGAGCATTCAGGCACCGCGCGCCATCGGCCCGGCCATCGCCGCACTGTTCTTCGCTGCGGGGCTGCTCAGCTGGCCCTTCTACCTCGGCGCCGGGCTACAAGCGCTGTATCTACTCCTTTTCAGTCGCTTTTTCGGCAATAGCGAAGCCGCCGCGAAGGGGCCCGATTCGTAGCCTCAGAGTTTGCCGTAGGAATGCAGGCCCGACAGGAACATGTTGACACCCAGGAAGCAGAAGCTCACCACCCACAGACTCAGGAAGGACCACCAGGCCATGCCGCGGCCGCGCCAGCCCTTCACCACCCGGGCGTGCAAGAAGCCCGCGTAATTGAGCCAGACGATGAGGGCCCAGGTTTCCTTGGGGTCCCAAGACCAGAAACCGCCCCAGGCGCGTGCTGCCCAGACTGCGCCCAGGATGGTTGCCACGGTGAAAAACAGGAAACCCAGAGCGATGGCGCGGTACATGACCTCGTCCATGAGGTCGGCGTCGGGCAGACGGGCAGCCAAGACCCCGCGGCGCCGGACAGATCCTTCGCGCAGCAGGTAGGCTGCCCCGATCAGGCTGGCGATGGTGAAGTTGGCGTAGCCGACAAACATCATCGGCACATGCAGCTTCATCCAGAAACTCTGTAGGGCCGGGATGAGGGGCTCGACGCGGTCCATGTGTTGCGCCAGCGTCAGCCAGAGCAAAAATGCCACGGCTGCCGCCACCAAGGGCATGATGAAGGCGCCGAGGCCTCGGTTTTCCGCCTTTTTCTCGTAATACAGGTAAAACAATGGCGTCGTCGCACAAAAGAGGACGAAGACTTCCCACAGATTACTGACAGGAATGTGTCCCCAGCTCGGGTGGCCGAGGTAGGTCTCGCGCCAGCGCACGCCCAGACCAATGAAACCGAAGATCACACCGCCCCAGGTCAGGCGCGTCGCCCAACGCCCAATCGACTCACGCCCCGAGAAAAAATACAGCAGGTAGGCCCCGGTACCGAGAAGGAGGAGTGCTGACATCCACATTACGGCGGCGACGCCCTGCAACACGTAGTGCAGAAGAAAATCGTTTTCTGCCGTCTGTCCGTGGGCATAGAGCCAGACCGCGCCCAATGCAGGCAAGACACTGGCTACGGTCGTCCACTGCAGCGGGCGCCAGGCAACCCCTGCCAACAAAAGGCCGACATACCAGGACAGCAGAACCACATACTGCCAATAATCGAACTGTGCGCCCCAGCGGGCCAGAATGAACGCCGCAACTGCCGTCAGACCCAGAATCCAGGCCGCTTCCTGGCGCAGGATCTCCGCCAGGGTGCGGTGCCGAAACTCCGCGGGCAGCCCTTCTGCCCAGGATTCCATGCTCTTTGCCATGTGTTTCGCTCCTCTCTCTCTAAATGCGTCAACAATTCAAAGTAGTATCTTCTTTTCCAGGCGGCGCTCGCAAGGCACGCTCCCAGGCAGCGAACTCGCGGGCAAACTCCCGCTTGTTCCGGTCAGCGCTGGCACCCAGTTCCAGATGACTGCCGCCTTCCCGACCCTCCACCCGCGCCCAGACTCGCCGCTGCGGCAGGTAAAAGAGAATGAAAATTCCCAGAACGAGGGCCACACATCCCCAGTAGATGGGCACCGTGCCGGGCCACTTGGTAACCTGCAGACCGGCCGCCCACCGATGGTCGAAGGACTGCAGATGCAAAATGAAAGGAGCGGGGTAATCCCGCATCTCTGCCAACGCATTCAGGCTCGCCTGCACGAAGCGATCCTGCTCAGCAGCAGACATATTGGGTGCGACACGCGCGGCAAGCATCGCAAAGATCTGCTGAAACACCGCCGGAGATGCCTGCGCACCGCCATGCGCCGCCACCTGCAGGGCAGCCAGATAATTCAGAAACAGGGAGATGCCGCCGTTGGGCCCAACGGGCAAATAGACATAGTGATAGGGGTCGCCGAGCGCCTGACGATATCCCTGCACGAAATACCCTTGCCCGTCGCGGGTGATGGGACTGAAATAGGTATGGAATTCCGCTGCGCCACCATGCGGATCATGGACCACATAGGTGTAACTGGGTCCCAGGTTGACCATGGGGTTTTTCGGGTCGGGCTTGTCACCCACCGCCGTTCGCGGCATGACATTGTAGAGGGAGAAGTTCTTCAACTGCACCGAATAGCCGGAATCCCCTGCCTGCAAGGTCTGGCCAACCCGACCCGAGAGCTGCCCGGGTTGCAGCGCCGGCATCCCCAAGACGTAACTTTGCAGGTGCAGGAGAGAGCCACCATCACTGAAACTCGACTGATAGATCTCCACACCATCATAGGACATCGGATGATTGACACGAATGATGCCGCTTTCCAGCACCTTACCCGACGGGCTGTAGAGCACCACATCGGAAACGAAATCGCTGGGCATGCCGGTGGAGTAATAACTGACGTGGAAAGAGCGCAGGTGGATGCGAAACGGCAGGGGCTGCACGAGGTAGCCATCGCCGGCCAGTTCGAAGACTGCATCCGCCGTCTGCCCCTCAGGGAGGGTGATGATGCCGCGGTAAGCGGGATTGTGCAGCGGCATCCAGGCCGAACGGGGAATTTCACTGAGTGGCAGGTCGAAGTTCTTGGCCGGCTTGAGGGTGCCCGTCCATTCCGCCCATTTCACCGGAATATCGGCATTGTAGAGGGCCGCGGCACAAATCAGGATGATGGCCAGATGGGTGAGGAAATAGCCCGACCGGTGAAAGCGTCCCTTGCGCGCGGCCACGTAGAATTCACTGCCTTCACGCTCCAGACGCGGGCGGAAACCGCCCCGGCGCAACAGTCCTGCCACGCGACTGGCCATGAGCTCAGCCGAGAGCTCCGCATCGAGCGAGAAGAAATGTTCCTGCGCCCGAATTGCCGCCCGGCGCTGGCGGACCGGCAAGGCACGCATGTCACGCAGCATGCGCGGACCGTTACGCGTCACACAGGTGGCAGTGGACAGGACCAGAAAGGCGACGATACTGGTGTACCACAAGGTCCGATAGACATTGTACAGTCCCAGCTCGCGATAGACCTGAAACCAGAAGCTGCCGAACTGGAGCTGGTAGTTGTCATAAGGCTGTTGTTGGCTGAGTACCGTGCCGATGATGGAGGCGATGGCGAGCAAGACCAACAGGCTTACCGCCAGGCGCATGGAGCCCAAAAACTGCAGCAGCAGGCGTAGTCGCGAAGACTGCACCGCATGAACACTACTCACGGTCTGCAAGACCACCTCCCATTCTGTCGTCTGCCCGCAGTCTAGCGTTTCAGAAGAGAATTGCCAGTAGCCACATGGCACGGCTATGCTCCTAGCATGGAACATACCATGCAAAATCCAAGGCCGGAGAAAGCGCGCACTGCCGGCCTGCAGCAGGCCGAATATCTGCTGAGCGTGACCCGCTTAGGCCAACTCCCCACCGACAGCGGTGCCGAAGTGGCCATGGCCGGGCGCTCCAATGTGGGCAAATCTTCGGTGCTCAATCGGGTCTGCCAGCAGCGCGCCTTAGCCCGGGTCAGCCGCACCCCGGGTCGCACCCAGGCGCTGAATTTCTTCACCCTGGGCAGCCCCGACCAGCGCCTCGTCGATCTCCCGGGCTATGGCTACGCCAAGGTTCCGGAGGCCATGCGCAGCCAATGGGGGGAGCTGCTCAGCCAGTACCTGCGTAGTCGTCAGAGTTTGGTAGGACTGGTTCTGGTGATGGATATTCGCCATCCGCTGATGCCCTTCGACTGCGATCTACTGCGCTTTGCCGCACACTGCCAGCGACCCGTTCACGTCCTTCTCAACAAGGCCGACAAACTGTCGCGCGGAGCAGCAAAGCAGACCCTGCAGCGGGTGCTACGTGCGGGAGAAATGGCAGGGAGTACGGCACAGCTGTTTTCCGCGAAAGAGGGCGAAGGGCTCCCGGAGTTACAGAGCAGACTGACCATTTGGCTGGAAAAAAGTCCCCCGCCGGCGGCGGGGAACAATAATGAGTCCTCAAAGGGAGGAGAGGACTCCCATCCCGGACAGGGAGGTGAAGTCCGGGAAAACTACTCCCCTTAGAACCTAAAGATTGAAGTAAAGTTCAATTTCTCTCGATGCGGCGCAAGGAATCTCTCATGCCATTGAAAGATCATTACATTATCGTTGGTGACACGCCGCTGGCACGCAACAGCTATCGCCAGTTGAAAGATCGCGGGCAGATCGTACGGGTCATTCTGCTACGCCAACCCGACGACACGTATTTTCACGCCGAGGATGTGATCATCGGCGACGCCAGCGACACCGACATCCTCAATCGAGCTGATGCCCAAGGCGCCGCAGCGGTTCTCGCTCTGCGCGCCGACGATTCGGAAAATGCCTTCATCATACTTGCTACGCGCGAGCTACAAGGCTCCGCGAAGACCGTGGCGGCGGTCAATGACAGTAAAAATCTCAAACGGGTGCAACGGGTACAGCCGGATATGATCATCGCCCCCCAGGTCATTGGCGGTGAGGTCCTTGCCATGGCGCTGAACGGCGAAGAGCTCAGCAGTGATGCCATCCTGAAGATGTTTCAAAGCAACAATCGGCACTGAGCTTCAGGAATGGGCATCCGCCCAGCTCTTCCCCCAGCCCATACTCACCTCCAGCGGGACGGCGAGCTGCGCCACCCCTTCCATGCGCGCCCGCAGGGCCTGACTGGCTTCCTGCAAGCGGTCGTCCGGCACCTCCAGAATCAACTCGTCGTGTACCTGCAGGATCATTCGCCCCCGCGACCGGTCTTCCTGTAACCAGGCATCCACGGCGATCATCGCCAGCTTGATCAGATCGGCGGCGCTTCCCTGCAACGGGGCATTGATGGCGGCACGCTCAGCGTAAGCGCGGCGCGCGGGATTGCGCGACTGAATCTCAGGCACATAGAGACGGCGGCCATACAGGGTCTCGACAAAACCCTGCTCCCGCGCCCGTTTGCGGCTTTCTTCCATATACGCCTGGACCCTGGGATAGCGCTCGAAATAGCGCTGCATGTACGCCCGTGCACGGGCCTGATCGACCCCCAACTGCTGCGCCAGGCCAAAGGCCGTCTGCCCGTAGATCAAACCAAAATTGATCGCCTTCGCCGCCCGTCGTCGTTCCGCATCGACCTGCTCCAGCGGGATCTCGAAGACCTCGGCGGCGGTTGCCCGGTGGATGTCCTCACCCGCCGCAAAGGCGGCAAGCAGACCCTCATCGTGAGACAAATGCGCCATCAGACGGAGTTCGATCTGCGAGTAATCGGCACTCAGCAGCAGATGTCCCGGCTCAGCGATGAAGGCGGCGCGGATGCGTCGTCCCTGCTCCGTGCGCACTGGGATGTTCTGCAGATTCGGATCGCTGGAGGAAAGCCGTCCCGTAGCCGCCACCGCCTGGCGATAGTGGGTATGCACGCGCCCGGTACGCGGGTGAATCATCTGCGGTAAGGCATCGGCGTAGGTGTTGCGCAGTTTGGCGAGGCTACGATACTCAAGGATCAGGCCCGGTAGGGGTGAATGGCTGGCCAGTTGCGCGAGGCTGTCCTCATCGGTCGAGGCCTGCCCGCCCCTGGTTTTCTTCTGACTCGGCAACTGCATCTTGTCGAAGAGAATTTCCTGAATCTGCTTGGGGGAAGACAAATTGAAGGACTGCCCCGCCAATTCCTGCGCCTCCCGCTCGACCTGCTGCATAGCCGCGGCCAGCTCGCTACTGAGGGCCTCCAACTGCTGCCGGTCAATCTTCACTCCTGCCCACTCCATGCGCGCCAATACCAGCGCGAGGGGCATTTCGATCTCTGCAAACACCCGCCGCAGACCCTGCACCTTGTCGATCCGCGGCCACAGCAACACATCGAGGCGCAGGCAGACATCGGCGTCCTCCGCGGCGTAGGGCAGGGCCTCACGGATCGGGACCGCGGCGAAACTGCGCTGCTTCTTGCCCTTCCCAGCGACGTCCTCATAGGCGATGTTCTGGTGATGCAGAAAGCGCTCCGCCAGATGATCAAGATCGTGCGGAGCAGTAGAGTCGAGCACATAACTTTCGAGCAGGGTATCGCGCAGCAGGCCCTGTGGCTCTATGCCCTGTTGCCAGAAGATCTGCCAGTCGAACTTGGCATTCTGGGCAATCTTCGCCGCGTCCGATTCCAGCCAGGCGCGCAGTTCTGCGAGGACTTGCCCGCGCAGCAACTGCCGCCCCTCGCGGTGTCCGACAGGCAGATAGGCCGCCTGTATCGTTTCCCCCTCCTGCCAAGCAAGGGAGATCCCTACCAATTCGGCATCATGCGGATTGAGAGAGGTAGTTTCGGTATCGATGGCAACCTGCTGCGCCGCAGTTACCCGTGGCAAGAGATTTCGCAGGGCGTCTTCCGTATCGATCAGCTGGTAACGACTGCGGTCGATGGTATCCCCGGGGAGAGCGGAAGACCCCGCAGGATCCCCTGCCGCTGCCAATTCGTTCTGCAACTCGCGGCGCCAGCTACTGAAGCCCAGACGCTCGGCCAGGGCAAGCAGCGCCGCGGTATTGGCCGGCTGCTGCGGAAGCTCGGCCACGGGGAGCTCCAGGTCACAGCGAATCCTGGCCAAGTCCCGGCTGCGCGGCAGAAAATCACGACTGGCGCGCAGGGCATCACCAATCTTGCCGCCGATTTCATCGGCATGCGCAAGCAGGTTGTCCAAGGTACCATACTGTGCCAACCATTTAGCCACCGTCTTGGGTCCTGCGCCCGGCACGCCCGGGATGTTATCCACCTTGTCGCCCACCAAGGCGAGGTAGTCCACCATCTGCTCCGGCGTGACGCCAAACTTCTCGCGCACTGCCTGCACATCGAGCACGGTATTTTTCATGGTATCGATGATTTTTGTACGAGCATCGAGGAGTTGGGCAAGATCCTTATCGCCGCTGACGATCAGGAGGGGACGATCGGCAGGCGTGGCGCAGGCAAGGGTACCGATGACGTCATCGGCCTCGACGCCCGGCTCGCGAAGTAACGGCAGGCCCATCGCGGTAATCCAGTGCAGCAGCGGATCGATCTGCACCCGCAGTTCCTGTGGCATCGGTGGGCGCTGCGCCTTGTAATCGGAGTAGATCGTATCACGAAAGGTCGGCCCGGCGGCATCGAAAACGACCACGATCTCGCCCTGCGGATACTCGCGCTGCAGGCGTCGCAACATGTTGATCACCCCATAGATAGCGCCGGTGGGCAGACCGTCCGGGGCGCGCAGATCCGGGAGGGCATGAAAGGCGCGATAGAGAAAACTGGAGGCGTCTACCAGGATGCGAGGATTTTTGGTCATGAGCAGGACTTTTCGGCAGCTTTCCCCCATAATACGGAAAATTTGAGTAGCTACGGTAGGCCTGCAATGCGCGCACCCCTGGACACGGAACGTCTTCTTGACGGCGGCGAGAGTCGCCTCACCCGCGAAGCCTGGAAAATCTTTCAGATCATGGCGGAGTTTGTGCGCGGCTACGAAAAGCTCGCCACCGTCGAGCCCTGCGTCAGCATCTTCGGTTCTGCGCGGCTGCCCGAGGAACACCGCTGGTATCAGCAAACCTTGAGCATTGCCGAAAAGCTCTCCAACGCCGGTTTTTCGGTGATCAGTGGCGGTGGTCCGGGGGTCATGGAGGCGGCTAACCGCGGCGCCCATCGCGGCACCGGCTATAGCATCGGGCTCAACATCGAACTACCGCACGAGCAGCACAGTAACCCCTATCAGGACATCTCCCTCTCCTTCGAACATTTTTATTCGCGCAAGGTGATGTTCATGAAGTACGCTGCGGCCTATGTGGTCATGCCCGGCGGCTTTGGTACCCTCGATGAGCTCGCGGAGTGCCTCACCTTGGTACAGACCGGCAAGACCCGACGCATGCCCATCATTCTTTTCGATTCTGGCTTTTGGAATGGATTGATCGACTGGTGGAGGAGCACCATGCTGGCGCATGGCACCATCAACGAGTCCGACTTGGATCTGGTCACCGTACTCGACGATCCAGACTCTGTGGTCGCCGCCATATTCGACCATTATGAAAAACGCGGTTTTGCCCCCTCATCGGCAGAAACCGAAGCTCTGCTCAACCTATAAAGGGGAGGAACCTGGTCATGCCACGCCGTCTCGCAATATTTTTGGGTTTGGGTGCGATCCTCTATGCCGGCACCGCGCTGGCGGATGGCGGACCCGAGAAATACCCTTACCATCTGCCGCGACTGGCACCGCCGAAGAACAGTGTGCCCGAGGCCGAACTGCATGTGCCCAAGGGCTCCAAGATCGAAGAATATAGAGCCGATGGCGAGGTCTACATGGTCAAGGTCATCCCGCCCAAGCCCTTTCCCCCATACTATCTCGTAAACCGCAACGGCCATGGCTTCAGCCGCGTACCCAACACCGATGCGGAAAAAATGGACGTGCCGCAGTGGACCCTGTTTCGCTGGTAAGCGCATGGCTGTCTACACCGAACTCCCCGATGCCGAGTTGGCAAGTTTTCTCGCCGAGTATGAGCTCGGCAGCCTAGAACAGATTGCCGGCATCTGCGCGGGTACCGAAAACAGCAATTTTTTTCTCGATACCCAGGCCGGACGGTTCGTGCTGACCATTTTCGAGCGCCTACCGCGGGAGAACATTCCCTATTACCTGCACGTCACGGAGTGGCTCAGTCAGCAGGGGATTCCCTGCCCGGCCCCAGTGCATTCACGCACTGGCGAAATCCTCGGTACCCTCTGCGGTAAACCGGCCGCCATCGTGCAACGGTTACCTGGCCTGTCCATCGAGGGCCGCGTGCCCAACGAGACGGAGATCGATGCCCTCGGGCAACTGCTCGCCCGCATGCATCTCGCTGGTCGCGGCTTTCCCGAGGAGCATCCAAACCCCGCCGGGCTCGACTGGTGCCTGGAAACCGGCAGACGACTATTCCCCAAGTTGAGTCCTGCCGAAAGAGAGCTGCTCGCAGATGAACGGGAGGCGCAAAAACAGTGGCCACGCGCCAAGCTGCCGGGCGGGGTGATTCATGCCGATCTCTTCCCCGACAACGTCCTCTTTCTGGGCCATGAGATCACCGGCACCATCGACTATTACTACGCCGGTGACGATGCCTGGCTCTACGATCTCGCCATCGTGGCGAATGCCTGGTGTTCCTTTCCCGATGGCAGTCTCGACAAAAACCTTGCCGCCATCCTCTGGCAAGCCTACGCAAGCGTGCGCCCTTTCGAGCGGCGCGAGCACGGCCTGTGGTTCCCCTACATGCGCGCTGCCGCCTTGCGCTTTTGGCTGCTGCGGCTGGAGGCCAAGCATTTTCCCCGCGGCGGCCAACTCACCGAGCTACGCGACCCGGAGGAATACCGTCGCATCCTGGAGCGGCGGCGGGAGTTTTGTTGATCGCCCGCCGGCTCAAGGCTTCGGTCGCGACCAAAAGCCCGCCAGCCAGAGGGCGACGCCAAAGAAAAGTCCCTCGCCCGCAGGCAAAGCCCAGTCCCAGGGATGGCCGCCCATGGCAATGGAAACAAAGAGCGCCAGCGCAGCGATCATCAAAAGGATGCCAGCCCGCTCTACCCAGCGGCTGAAAACTTCGCGATCGATCCCCTGTATCCACTCCCAGAGGCCCAGACGCGTCAGAATCCGACGCGTTTCCGCCGGAAACCACAGTGCCCATACGATGCCCAGCACAAACAAGGTGTTCAATATGTAGAGTACGATCATCCGACGCTCCCCCATCTTTGGTATCATCATACTTTTTCGTCCCTTTATGGGAAAGCCTGAAAATCGCGATATACTCGCCATGATCCATCTGGGAGGAAAGATGTCGGACGGTCCCCGCGAGAATCCTTGGCCACGCGAGGCACGCTGGCTGCACGCCGGTATCGCTTTTGGTGTCACCTGGCAGCTGTTCAGCTCGCTGTGGATGACGCCGGATTTTCAGCATGCCGACTATGGCAGCATCCCCCAGCTACTCTTCAGTACCCACGCCTGGATCGGCCTGACGACGGCGCTTTTTCTACTCTGGGAATGGCTGTGGGTTTTCACCACCCCCGCCATCCGCGCCCAGCTCTTTCCCCTGCGTGGACCCTGGCGACCCGTATGGGAGGACCTGTTCGCTTTGCTACGCGGCCAGCTGCGGCCCATCGGCCCAAAACCAGGCCTCGCTGCCGCAGTGCATGGCCTAGGGCTATTACTGGTCACCTGGATGGCCCTGACCGGTACCGCCATTTTCTTTTTTCTACCCCAGGGTGGCACCCCTCCTGGCGCGATCCTGTATGCCCTCCTTCCCCTGCACAAGGCGCTCTCCAATCTCGTCTGGGCCTACTGGATTGCTCATGTCGCCTTTACCCTGCTGCACGCGCTGCGCCGGGAAGGTATCTGGAACATCTTCCGTCTGTTCTCACCCTAAGCCATGGCCGCGGAAAAGACGACGAGGTCTACAGCCACTCATCGGAGAAAATATCCCCGGTCTGCGCTCCTCTTGGTAACTTCCCCTCCGCAGCCACATGGCCGCTAGGCCCCGGCGCTGCTGCCTACCCCCTCGACGATTGGTGCAGCAGAGACAATCTGGTCCGTCCTAGCCGCATTGCGGTATAGTCGCGCCTGACGAGGAGGTCTGTGATGAGTGAAAAAATGTGGGGGGGGCGGTTCACCGCCGGTACTGATGCCCTGGTGGAACGCTTTACCTCTTCCATTGCCGTGGACCGGCGCCTCTACGCGGAGGATATTCGCGGCTCAACGGCGCACGCGCGGATGTTGGGGCGAGTGGGCGTCTTGACGGCGGCTGAGGTGGAGGCGATCTGTAGCGGGCTGCAGAAGATCGCCCAAGAGATTGCCGACGGACAATTCGCCTATTCGGACAGCCTCGAAGATATCCATATGCACATCGAGAGCCGCCTGATTGCGCTCATCGGCGACACCGGCAAAAAGCTGCATACCGGTCGCTCACGCAATGATCAGGTGGCCACGGACATGCGCCTGTATACCCGCGGCGCCATAGACCATCTGCTCGCGCTCTTGCACGAATTGCAGGCCGTCTTCATTGACCTGGCCGAGCGCGAGGCAGATACCATCCTGCCTGGCCTCACCCATTTGCAAGTCGCCCAACCGGTCACCTTCGGGCATCACTGTATGGCCTACGTGGAGATGTTCCGCCGGGATGCGGAGCGCCTGCGCGATGCTCGCAAGCGGGTCAATGTGCTGCCTCTCGGCGCCGCGGCCTTGGCTGGGACCACCTTCCCCATCGACCGCTGGGATGTGGCGCGCGAGCTCGGCTTCGATCACGTCGCCGAAAACAGCCTCGATGCCGTTTCCGACCGTGATTTTCTGCTCGAAACCCTGGCTGCCCTTTCCATCATTGCCGTGCACCTGTCACGCCTGGCGGAAGAACTCATCTTCTGGATGTCGGCGGCACTCGCCTTCATCGACCTGCCCGATGCCTTCTGTACCGGCTCGAGCATCATGCCGCAAAAGAAAAATCCCGATGTTGCCGAGCTCATTCGCGGCAAGAGTGGCAAGGTCATGGGGCAACTCACGGCCTTGCTCATCCTCATGAAAGGACAAGCCCTTGCCTACAACCGCGACAATCAAGAAGACAAGGGCATCTTCTTCACCGCCCTGGATGAGGTCGAAGCGAGTCTCCAGCTCCTGATTCGCATGCTGCCCGGCTTGCAGACCCGGCCGGCGCGGATGCGTGCCGAGGCGGAAAAGGGCTTTGCTACCGCCACCGACCTGGCCGACTACCTGGTGCGCAAAGGGGTGCCCTTCCGCGACGCCCATGCGGTGGTCGGCCGCGCCGTGCGTCTGGCACAGGAGCGTGGCATCGGCCTGGAAGCCCTGCCCCTGGCCGAACTACGGGCCCTGTCCCCAGCGATTGCCGCCGACGTCTTCCAGGTACTCACCCTGGAAGGATCCGTGGCTGCCCGCAATCACCTCGGCGGCACCGCGCCGGAACAGGTGCGTGCCGCCATCGCCCGCGCCAGACAGCGGCTGGCGGGAGAAAGCGCATGATGCCGATGCGCCCCTGGATCCTGGTGCTGTTGCTCGGCAGTCTCGCCCTTGCCGGTTGCGGGCGCAAGACGCCGCTCACCCTTCCCAAAACCCCCACCCCCGTCAGCGCCCCGACGAGCAGCCACTGATGCATCCTTTTCATTATCAAAACGGGCAACTGTACGTGGATGACTGTCCGCTGAGCGAAATCGTCGCGCGCTATGGCACGCCCTGCTATGTCTACTCCGAACTACATCTGCGCGAACGCTACCACGCCTTCGCGCATGCACTGGGCGTGCAGACCCTGACCTGCTACGCCGTCAAGGCCAACAGTAACCTGCATCTGTTGCGTCTACTGGCACAATGGGGTGCGGGTTTCGACATCGTCTCCGGTGGTGAGCTGGCGCGGGTGCTGCGGGCTGGCGGCGATCCGCAAAAGATCGTCTTTTCCGGGGTGGGGAAGAGTCGCGAAGAGATCCGCGCGGCCCTGGAGGCAGGGATCTTTTGCCTGAATGTGGAATCTGCCGCCGAACTCGAGCGCATTGCCGAAGTGGCG
This sequence is a window from Acidithiobacillus sp. AMEEHan. Protein-coding genes within it:
- a CDS encoding lipoprotein, whose protein sequence is MMPMRPWILVLLLGSLALAGCGRKTPLTLPKTPTPVSAPTSSH
- the argH gene encoding argininosuccinate lyase, whose translation is MSEKMWGGRFTAGTDALVERFTSSIAVDRRLYAEDIRGSTAHARMLGRVGVLTAAEVEAICSGLQKIAQEIADGQFAYSDSLEDIHMHIESRLIALIGDTGKKLHTGRSRNDQVATDMRLYTRGAIDHLLALLHELQAVFIDLAEREADTILPGLTHLQVAQPVTFGHHCMAYVEMFRRDAERLRDARKRVNVLPLGAAALAGTTFPIDRWDVARELGFDHVAENSLDAVSDRDFLLETLAALSIIAVHLSRLAEELIFWMSAALAFIDLPDAFCTGSSIMPQKKNPDVAELIRGKSGKVMGQLTALLILMKGQALAYNRDNQEDKGIFFTALDEVEASLQLLIRMLPGLQTRPARMRAEAEKGFATATDLADYLVRKGVPFRDAHAVVGRAVRLAQERGIGLEALPLAELRALSPAIAADVFQVLTLEGSVAARNHLGGTAPEQVRAAIARARQRLAGESA
- a CDS encoding homoserine kinase, translated to MAVYTELPDAELASFLAEYELGSLEQIAGICAGTENSNFFLDTQAGRFVLTIFERLPRENIPYYLHVTEWLSQQGIPCPAPVHSRTGEILGTLCGKPAAIVQRLPGLSIEGRVPNETEIDALGQLLARMHLAGRGFPEEHPNPAGLDWCLETGRRLFPKLSPAERELLADEREAQKQWPRAKLPGGVIHADLFPDNVLFLGHEITGTIDYYYAGDDAWLYDLAIVANAWCSFPDGSLDKNLAAILWQAYASVRPFERREHGLWFPYMRAAALRFWLLRLEAKHFPRGGQLTELRDPEEYRRILERRREFC
- a CDS encoding cytochrome b/b6 domain-containing protein; amino-acid sequence: MSDGPRENPWPREARWLHAGIAFGVTWQLFSSLWMTPDFQHADYGSIPQLLFSTHAWIGLTTALFLLWEWLWVFTTPAIRAQLFPLRGPWRPVWEDLFALLRGQLRPIGPKPGLAAAVHGLGLLLVTWMALTGTAIFFFLPQGGTPPGAILYALLPLHKALSNLVWAYWIAHVAFTLLHALRREGIWNIFRLFSP